A part of Falco naumanni isolate bFalNau1 chromosome 19, bFalNau1.pat, whole genome shotgun sequence genomic DNA contains:
- the CDCA2 gene encoding cell division cycle-associated protein 2 isoform X4 — MFLKSLTMHRQSKNVKVPLKVKKNESTCTAEKVEASFPDLSEDQKVCTVTKLKVVKASTKENLSDGVQAQLQRYIPKYTKGLLKESYHREDASCQITESFFDTPKGDMVSDSTLPVNSEEKFSSTPVSLEGECYLTPNRDKAEEKPDCGISEKPKKKSVDFATVTIAEFGISQESFTEPSIGKSSTLKFRRRSSIGVRGSPENNSLIQYLAQQRSNRQNEAFTQQDRHGNIRSLKDKIDSFSTFFKSVKEAEVDGASQEAGSSQIKVPFTKERNVDRWSGKFTSDCNGADLKDSLRQNLIHSSESDLKICTILSSGQGVTVTEPAAAVSKEWVYEQHNPTDSLETVLIRGTLETGHDFGSDHVTRDSSSSVISDLRGKQVNFAELSLEILDESKSPVTPLRTGESSLGDHTLRGSHLQSVLKKMPTKRLMDSMKEHSNDAVAGGGEKAERHSSEKPSKKRKVTFGEVLSPEIFDETLPANTPLRKGAMPGHHPRLNSHSLVVVSSLIEEPLTQPNFDCDDECVEPLQELLEGSVAAGDVLPVENAEAETDKSDMRITSRKRKCGPISKGTDVSISTSINTNNAKDTKNPRKNKFQRQKDITISAAKKTQKRKHTSYGKRRKKKVEEKPLYVEREMASKKPLLSPIPEIPEACSFASSPKSPKAKEFFSEAVFLDNTQSGKACKDVRQEPVVEEMRGKNICAVHTNPSFKDMDTAEASSSHDTAFQVSGGDLESASATGHKLSNIVPDVKCSFDTSDYFQQVKETACVEEEKESSSLIQNEKLQGNLLNKAEQLTGLEFLEQQGTGVHEGAQGTLCPREDSVRDNPPRGRSSSTIDFLPVEKLEITGNDLLVSSFNVEEFLSAPRLENDSLEPSRRKNSNSVEKRVKRSMRLCKGADTEGLAWIQVPSEVQQNLLASASDLLVSSFNVEEFLRAPQLENDSLEPSRRKNNNSAEKRVKRSMRLCKEADTEGLAWIQVPSEVQKNLLASASKLRRSSTSILTESENIHHKQQNLTQFSAPGKENNDSGHLAASPYRRCRGRNMCVSTPQETRTWSQTRKRSITNSVSRKDRCNHEEIEVPLENNSNV; from the exons ATGTTTCTTAAATCACTAACAATGCACAGACAATCTAAGAATGTGAAAGTTCCcctgaaagttaaaaaaaatgagagtaCGTGTACTGCAGAGAAGGTAGAAGCCTCTTTCCCTGATCTGTCCGAAGACCAGAAGGTTTGCACAGTGACTAAATTAAAAGTTGTAAAGGCATCCACAAAGGAGAATTTAAGTGATGGGGTCCAGGCGCAGTTGCAGAGATACATCCCGAAATACACCAAAGGCCTTCTGAAGGAATCGTACCACAGGGAGGATGCTAGCTGCCAGATTACTGAATCCTTTTTTGATACGCCAAAAGGGGATATGGTCAGTGACTCTACCTTGCCTGTGAACAGTGAGGAGAAGTTTTCAAGTACACCTGTTTCTTTGGAGGGGGAATGCTACTTGACACCTAATAGggacaaagcagaagaaaaacctgaTTGTGGAATATCAGAGAAACCGAAGAAAAAATCTGTTGATTTTGCAACTGTAACAATTGCTGAATTTGGGATTAGTCAAGAAAGTTTTACTGAACCATCTATAG GGAAATCTTCAACTTTAAAATTTCGGCGAAGATCATCGATTGGAGTACGGGGGTCACCAGAAAATAACAGTCTTATTCAATACCTTGCCCAACAGAGAAGCAACAGGCAAAATGAAGCTTTTACACAG cAGGATAGACATGGAAACATCAGGTCGTTGAAGGACAAGATTGATAGCttctcaacattttttaaatcagtaaaaGAGGCTGAAGTGGATGgtgcttcccaggaagcaggcTCTT CTCAGATCAAAGTACCTTTTACAAAAGAGAGGAATGTGGATCGCTGGAGTGGAAAGTTCACGTCAGACTGCAATGGAGCTGATTTGAAAGACAGTTTAAGACAAAATTTGATCCACAGCAGTGAGTCTGATCTCAAGATCTGCACCATCTTGTCTTCGGGCCAAGGTGTGACTGTCACtgaacctgctgctgctgtttcaaag GAATGGGTTTATGAGCAACACAATCCTACTGACTCTTTGGAGACTGTTCTGATTAGGGGCACCTTAGAAACAGGCCACG ATTTCGGTTCTGACCATGTCACTAGAGACAGTAGTAGTAGTGTTATATCCGATTTAAGAGGTAAGCAAGTTAATTTTGCAGAACTGAGCTTGGAAATACTTGATGAAAGCAAGTCACCTGTCACACCACTTCGAACGGGAGAGAGTTCATTAGGTGACCATACACTGAGGGGCTCCCACCTGCAATCTGTATTGAAGAAAATGCCAACGAAGCGATTAATGGATAGCATGAAG GAACACTCAAATGATGCAGTTGCCGGAGGAGGAG agaaagctgaaagacacagctctgaaaaaccttcaaagaagagaaaagttACTTTTGGAGAAGTTCTAAGCCCAGAAATATTTGATGAAACTTTGCCTGCAAATACTCCATTGCGCAAAGGAGCAATGCCAGGCCATCATCCAAGATTAAACAGTCATAGCCTCGTTGTAGTGTCGAGTCTCATTGAAGAACCATTAACCCAGCCGAACTTTGACTGCGATGat GAATGTGTTGAGCCTCTTCAAGAGTTGCTGGAGGGCTCTGTTGCTGCAGGAGACGTCTTACCTGTTGAAAATGCAGAAG CAGAAACTGACAAATCTGATATGAGAATAACTTCTAGAAAAAGGAAG TGCGGCCCTATTTCAAAGGGGACTGATGTCAGCATCTCAACGTCCATAAATACTAACAATGCTAAAGATACTAAAAATCCAAGAAAGAATaagtttcaaagacaaaaagataTAACCATATCTGCTGCCAAAAAGACACAA aaaagaaaacatacaagctatgggaaaagaaggaagaaaaaggtagAAGAAAAACCTTTATATGTGGAAAGAGAGATGGCTTCTAAGAAACCTCTTCTCAGCCCTATCCCTGAAATTCCAGAGGCTTGCTCTTTTGCCTCATCTCCAAAATCgccaaaagcaaaagaatttttttcag AAGCCGTATTTTTAGATAACACCCAATCTGGGAAGGCTTGCAAGGATGTTCGACAGGAGCCAGTGGTTGAAGAAATGAGAGGGAAAAACATTTGTGCAGTTCATACAAATCCAAGCTTTAAGGACATGGACACTGCAGAAGCCAGCAGCTCCCATGATACAGCATTCCAGGTGTCGGGTGGTGATCTGGAGTCTGCTTCTGCCACTGGTCATAAG CTTTCAAACATTGTGCCAGACGTGAAGTGTTCTTTTGATACATCTGACTATTTCCAACAAGTTAAAGAGACTGCATGtgtagaagaggaaaaagaaagtagttCCTTGatacaaaatgagaaattacaAGGAAATCTCCTAAATAAGGCAGAACAGCTAACCGGGCTAGAATTTCTGGAACAACAGGGCACTGGTGTACATGAGGGTGCACAAGGAACTCTGTGTCCACGAGAGGATTCTGTAAGAGATAATCCACCAAGAGGAAGAAGTAGTAGTACCATCgattttcttcctgttgaaaAATTGGAAATAACTGGAAATGATCTTCTAGTTTCTTCTTTCAATGTGGAAGAATTCTTATCTGCTCCTCGGCTAGAAAACGACTCCTTAGAGCCTTCTAGAAGAAAGAACAGTAACAGTGTTGAAAAAAGAGTGAAGCGCAGCATGAGATTATGTAAAGGGGCAGACACTGAAGGACTTGCATGGATTCAAGTACCCAGTGAGGTTCAACAGAACCTGCTAGCTTCTGCTTCCGATCTTCTAGTTTCTTCTTTCAATGTGGAAGAATTCTTACGTGCTCCTCAGCTAGAAAACGACTCCTTAGAGCCTTCTAGAagaaagaacaataacagtGCTGAAAAAAGAGTGAAGCGCAGCATGAGATTATGTAAAGAGGCAGACACTGAAGGACTTGCATGGATTCAAGTACCCAGTGAGGTTCAAAAGAACCTGCTAGCTTCTGCTTCCAAActcaggagaagcagcacatcCATCCTTACAGAATCTGAGAACATTCACCATAAACAACAAAATCTCACCCAGTTTTCAGCACCAGGGAAGGAGAACAATGACTCTGGTCATCTTGCTGCTAGTCCTTACAGAAGATGTAGGGGGAGAAACATGTGTGTATCCACACCTCAAGAAACAAGAACTTGGTCTCAAACCCGGAAAAGGAGCATAACAAATTCTGTATCTAGGAAGGACAGATGTAACCATGAAGAAATAGAAGTACCTCTTGAAAATAACTCTAACGTTTAG
- the CDCA2 gene encoding cell division cycle-associated protein 2 isoform X5, which produces MFLKSLTMHRQSKNVKVPLKVKKNESTCTAEKVEASFPDLSEDQKVCTVTKLKVVKASTKENLSDGVQAQLQRYIPKYTKGLLKESYHREDASCQITESFFDTPKGDMVSDSTLPVNSEEKFSSTPVSLEGECYLTPNRDKAEEKPDCGISEKPKKKSVDFATVTIAEFGISQESFTEPSIGKSSTLKFRRRSSIGVRGSPENNSLIQYLAQQRSNRQNEAFTQQDRHGNIRSLKDKIDSFSTFFKSVKEAEVDGASQEAGSSQIKVPFTKERNVDRWSGKFTSDCNGADLKDSLRQNLIHSSESDLKICTILSSGQGVTVTEPAAAVSKEWVYEQHNPTDSLETVLIRGTLETGHELSLEILDESKSPVTPLRTGESSLGDHTLRGSHLQSVLKKMPTKRLMDSMKEHSNDAVAGGGGESLAVSSCAEIFESLQTEKAERHSSEKPSKKRKVTFGEVLSPEIFDETLPANTPLRKGAMPGHHPRLNSHSLVVVSSLIEEPLTQPNFDCDDECVEPLQELLEGSVAAGDVLPVENAEAETDKSDMRITSRKRKCGPISKGTDVSISTSINTNNAKDTKNPRKNKFQRQKDITISAAKKTQKRKHTSYGKRRKKKVEEKPLYVEREMASKKPLLSPIPEIPEACSFASSPKSPKAKEFFSEAVFLDNTQSGKACKDVRQEPVVEEMRGKNICAVHTNPSFKDMDTAEASSSHDTAFQVSGGDLESASATGHKLSNIVPDVKCSFDTSDYFQQVKETACVEEEKESSSLIQNEKLQGNLLNKAEQLTGLEFLEQQGTGVHEGAQGTLCPREDSVRDNPPRGRSSSTIDFLPVEKLEITGNDLLVSSFNVEEFLSAPRLENDSLEPSRRKNSNSVEKRVKRSMRLCKGADTEGLAWIQVPSEVQQNLLASASDLLVSSFNVEEFLRAPQLENDSLEPSRRKNNNSAEKRVKRSMRLCKEADTEGLAWIQVPSEVQKNLLASASKLRRSSTSILTESENIHHKQQNLTQFSAPGKENNDSGHLAASPYRRCRGRNMCVSTPQETRTWSQTRKRSITNSVSRKDRCNHEEIEVPLENNSNV; this is translated from the exons ATGTTTCTTAAATCACTAACAATGCACAGACAATCTAAGAATGTGAAAGTTCCcctgaaagttaaaaaaaatgagagtaCGTGTACTGCAGAGAAGGTAGAAGCCTCTTTCCCTGATCTGTCCGAAGACCAGAAGGTTTGCACAGTGACTAAATTAAAAGTTGTAAAGGCATCCACAAAGGAGAATTTAAGTGATGGGGTCCAGGCGCAGTTGCAGAGATACATCCCGAAATACACCAAAGGCCTTCTGAAGGAATCGTACCACAGGGAGGATGCTAGCTGCCAGATTACTGAATCCTTTTTTGATACGCCAAAAGGGGATATGGTCAGTGACTCTACCTTGCCTGTGAACAGTGAGGAGAAGTTTTCAAGTACACCTGTTTCTTTGGAGGGGGAATGCTACTTGACACCTAATAGggacaaagcagaagaaaaacctgaTTGTGGAATATCAGAGAAACCGAAGAAAAAATCTGTTGATTTTGCAACTGTAACAATTGCTGAATTTGGGATTAGTCAAGAAAGTTTTACTGAACCATCTATAG GGAAATCTTCAACTTTAAAATTTCGGCGAAGATCATCGATTGGAGTACGGGGGTCACCAGAAAATAACAGTCTTATTCAATACCTTGCCCAACAGAGAAGCAACAGGCAAAATGAAGCTTTTACACAG cAGGATAGACATGGAAACATCAGGTCGTTGAAGGACAAGATTGATAGCttctcaacattttttaaatcagtaaaaGAGGCTGAAGTGGATGgtgcttcccaggaagcaggcTCTT CTCAGATCAAAGTACCTTTTACAAAAGAGAGGAATGTGGATCGCTGGAGTGGAAAGTTCACGTCAGACTGCAATGGAGCTGATTTGAAAGACAGTTTAAGACAAAATTTGATCCACAGCAGTGAGTCTGATCTCAAGATCTGCACCATCTTGTCTTCGGGCCAAGGTGTGACTGTCACtgaacctgctgctgctgtttcaaag GAATGGGTTTATGAGCAACACAATCCTACTGACTCTTTGGAGACTGTTCTGATTAGGGGCACCTTAGAAACAGGCCACG AACTGAGCTTGGAAATACTTGATGAAAGCAAGTCACCTGTCACACCACTTCGAACGGGAGAGAGTTCATTAGGTGACCATACACTGAGGGGCTCCCACCTGCAATCTGTATTGAAGAAAATGCCAACGAAGCGATTAATGGATAGCATGAAG GAACACTCAAATGATGCAGTTGCCGGAGGAGGAGGCGAGTCTCTTGCAGtctccagctgtgctgagatCTTTGAATCACTGCAAACAG agaaagctgaaagacacagctctgaaaaaccttcaaagaagagaaaagttACTTTTGGAGAAGTTCTAAGCCCAGAAATATTTGATGAAACTTTGCCTGCAAATACTCCATTGCGCAAAGGAGCAATGCCAGGCCATCATCCAAGATTAAACAGTCATAGCCTCGTTGTAGTGTCGAGTCTCATTGAAGAACCATTAACCCAGCCGAACTTTGACTGCGATGat GAATGTGTTGAGCCTCTTCAAGAGTTGCTGGAGGGCTCTGTTGCTGCAGGAGACGTCTTACCTGTTGAAAATGCAGAAG CAGAAACTGACAAATCTGATATGAGAATAACTTCTAGAAAAAGGAAG TGCGGCCCTATTTCAAAGGGGACTGATGTCAGCATCTCAACGTCCATAAATACTAACAATGCTAAAGATACTAAAAATCCAAGAAAGAATaagtttcaaagacaaaaagataTAACCATATCTGCTGCCAAAAAGACACAA aaaagaaaacatacaagctatgggaaaagaaggaagaaaaaggtagAAGAAAAACCTTTATATGTGGAAAGAGAGATGGCTTCTAAGAAACCTCTTCTCAGCCCTATCCCTGAAATTCCAGAGGCTTGCTCTTTTGCCTCATCTCCAAAATCgccaaaagcaaaagaatttttttcag AAGCCGTATTTTTAGATAACACCCAATCTGGGAAGGCTTGCAAGGATGTTCGACAGGAGCCAGTGGTTGAAGAAATGAGAGGGAAAAACATTTGTGCAGTTCATACAAATCCAAGCTTTAAGGACATGGACACTGCAGAAGCCAGCAGCTCCCATGATACAGCATTCCAGGTGTCGGGTGGTGATCTGGAGTCTGCTTCTGCCACTGGTCATAAG CTTTCAAACATTGTGCCAGACGTGAAGTGTTCTTTTGATACATCTGACTATTTCCAACAAGTTAAAGAGACTGCATGtgtagaagaggaaaaagaaagtagttCCTTGatacaaaatgagaaattacaAGGAAATCTCCTAAATAAGGCAGAACAGCTAACCGGGCTAGAATTTCTGGAACAACAGGGCACTGGTGTACATGAGGGTGCACAAGGAACTCTGTGTCCACGAGAGGATTCTGTAAGAGATAATCCACCAAGAGGAAGAAGTAGTAGTACCATCgattttcttcctgttgaaaAATTGGAAATAACTGGAAATGATCTTCTAGTTTCTTCTTTCAATGTGGAAGAATTCTTATCTGCTCCTCGGCTAGAAAACGACTCCTTAGAGCCTTCTAGAAGAAAGAACAGTAACAGTGTTGAAAAAAGAGTGAAGCGCAGCATGAGATTATGTAAAGGGGCAGACACTGAAGGACTTGCATGGATTCAAGTACCCAGTGAGGTTCAACAGAACCTGCTAGCTTCTGCTTCCGATCTTCTAGTTTCTTCTTTCAATGTGGAAGAATTCTTACGTGCTCCTCAGCTAGAAAACGACTCCTTAGAGCCTTCTAGAagaaagaacaataacagtGCTGAAAAAAGAGTGAAGCGCAGCATGAGATTATGTAAAGAGGCAGACACTGAAGGACTTGCATGGATTCAAGTACCCAGTGAGGTTCAAAAGAACCTGCTAGCTTCTGCTTCCAAActcaggagaagcagcacatcCATCCTTACAGAATCTGAGAACATTCACCATAAACAACAAAATCTCACCCAGTTTTCAGCACCAGGGAAGGAGAACAATGACTCTGGTCATCTTGCTGCTAGTCCTTACAGAAGATGTAGGGGGAGAAACATGTGTGTATCCACACCTCAAGAAACAAGAACTTGGTCTCAAACCCGGAAAAGGAGCATAACAAATTCTGTATCTAGGAAGGACAGATGTAACCATGAAGAAATAGAAGTACCTCTTGAAAATAACTCTAACGTTTAG
- the CDCA2 gene encoding cell division cycle-associated protein 2 isoform X6 — translation MFLKSLTMHRQSKNVKVPLKVKKNESTCTAEKVEASFPDLSEDQKVCTVTKLKVVKASTKENLSDGVQAQLQRYIPKYTKGLLKESYHREDASCQITESFFDTPKGDMVSDSTLPVNSEEKFSSTPVSLEGECYLTPNRDKAEEKPDCGISEKPKKKSVDFATVTIAEFGISQESFTEPSIGKSSTLKFRRRSSIGVRGSPENNSLIQYLAQQRSNRQNEAFTQQDRHGNIRSLKDKIDSFSTFFKSVKEAEVDGASQEAGSSQIKVPFTKERNVDRWSGKFTSDCNGADLKDSLRQNLIHSSESDLKICTILSSGQGVTVTEPAAAVSKEWVYEQHNPTDSLETVLIRGTLETGHDFGSDHVTRDSSSSVISDLRGKQVNFAELSLEILDESKSPVTPLRTGESSLGDHTLRGSHLQSVLKKMPTKRLMDSMKEHSNDAVAGGGGESLAVSSCAEIFESLQTEKAERHSSEKPSKKRKVTFGEVLSPEIFDETLPANTPLRKGAMPGHHPRLNSHSLVVVSSLIEEPLTQPNFDCDDECVEPLQELLEGSVAAGDVLPVENAEAETDKSDMRITSRKRKCGPISKGTDVSISTSINTNNAKDTKNPRKNKFQRQKDITISAAKKTQKRKHTSYGKRRKKKVEEKPLYVEREMASKKPLLSPIPEIPEACSFASSPKSPKAKEFFSEAVFLDNTQSGKACKDVRQEPVVEEMRGKNICAVHTNPSFKDMDTAEASSSHDTAFQVSGGDLESASATGHKLSNIVPDVKCSFDTSDYFQQVKETACVEEEKESSSLIQNEKLQGNLLNKAEQLTGLEFLEQQGTGVHEGAQGTLCPREDSVRDNPPRGRSSSTIDFLPVEKLEITGNDLLVSSFNVEEFLSAPRLENDSLEPSRRKNSNSVEKRVKRSMRLCKGADTEGLAWIQVPSEVQKNLLASASKLRRSSTSILTESENIHHKQQNLTQFSAPGKENNDSGHLAASPYRRCRGRNMCVSTPQETRTWSQTRKRSITNSVSRKDRCNHEEIEVPLENNSNV, via the exons ATGTTTCTTAAATCACTAACAATGCACAGACAATCTAAGAATGTGAAAGTTCCcctgaaagttaaaaaaaatgagagtaCGTGTACTGCAGAGAAGGTAGAAGCCTCTTTCCCTGATCTGTCCGAAGACCAGAAGGTTTGCACAGTGACTAAATTAAAAGTTGTAAAGGCATCCACAAAGGAGAATTTAAGTGATGGGGTCCAGGCGCAGTTGCAGAGATACATCCCGAAATACACCAAAGGCCTTCTGAAGGAATCGTACCACAGGGAGGATGCTAGCTGCCAGATTACTGAATCCTTTTTTGATACGCCAAAAGGGGATATGGTCAGTGACTCTACCTTGCCTGTGAACAGTGAGGAGAAGTTTTCAAGTACACCTGTTTCTTTGGAGGGGGAATGCTACTTGACACCTAATAGggacaaagcagaagaaaaacctgaTTGTGGAATATCAGAGAAACCGAAGAAAAAATCTGTTGATTTTGCAACTGTAACAATTGCTGAATTTGGGATTAGTCAAGAAAGTTTTACTGAACCATCTATAG GGAAATCTTCAACTTTAAAATTTCGGCGAAGATCATCGATTGGAGTACGGGGGTCACCAGAAAATAACAGTCTTATTCAATACCTTGCCCAACAGAGAAGCAACAGGCAAAATGAAGCTTTTACACAG cAGGATAGACATGGAAACATCAGGTCGTTGAAGGACAAGATTGATAGCttctcaacattttttaaatcagtaaaaGAGGCTGAAGTGGATGgtgcttcccaggaagcaggcTCTT CTCAGATCAAAGTACCTTTTACAAAAGAGAGGAATGTGGATCGCTGGAGTGGAAAGTTCACGTCAGACTGCAATGGAGCTGATTTGAAAGACAGTTTAAGACAAAATTTGATCCACAGCAGTGAGTCTGATCTCAAGATCTGCACCATCTTGTCTTCGGGCCAAGGTGTGACTGTCACtgaacctgctgctgctgtttcaaag GAATGGGTTTATGAGCAACACAATCCTACTGACTCTTTGGAGACTGTTCTGATTAGGGGCACCTTAGAAACAGGCCACG ATTTCGGTTCTGACCATGTCACTAGAGACAGTAGTAGTAGTGTTATATCCGATTTAAGAGGTAAGCAAGTTAATTTTGCAGAACTGAGCTTGGAAATACTTGATGAAAGCAAGTCACCTGTCACACCACTTCGAACGGGAGAGAGTTCATTAGGTGACCATACACTGAGGGGCTCCCACCTGCAATCTGTATTGAAGAAAATGCCAACGAAGCGATTAATGGATAGCATGAAG GAACACTCAAATGATGCAGTTGCCGGAGGAGGAGGCGAGTCTCTTGCAGtctccagctgtgctgagatCTTTGAATCACTGCAAACAG agaaagctgaaagacacagctctgaaaaaccttcaaagaagagaaaagttACTTTTGGAGAAGTTCTAAGCCCAGAAATATTTGATGAAACTTTGCCTGCAAATACTCCATTGCGCAAAGGAGCAATGCCAGGCCATCATCCAAGATTAAACAGTCATAGCCTCGTTGTAGTGTCGAGTCTCATTGAAGAACCATTAACCCAGCCGAACTTTGACTGCGATGat GAATGTGTTGAGCCTCTTCAAGAGTTGCTGGAGGGCTCTGTTGCTGCAGGAGACGTCTTACCTGTTGAAAATGCAGAAG CAGAAACTGACAAATCTGATATGAGAATAACTTCTAGAAAAAGGAAG TGCGGCCCTATTTCAAAGGGGACTGATGTCAGCATCTCAACGTCCATAAATACTAACAATGCTAAAGATACTAAAAATCCAAGAAAGAATaagtttcaaagacaaaaagataTAACCATATCTGCTGCCAAAAAGACACAA aaaagaaaacatacaagctatgggaaaagaaggaagaaaaaggtagAAGAAAAACCTTTATATGTGGAAAGAGAGATGGCTTCTAAGAAACCTCTTCTCAGCCCTATCCCTGAAATTCCAGAGGCTTGCTCTTTTGCCTCATCTCCAAAATCgccaaaagcaaaagaatttttttcag AAGCCGTATTTTTAGATAACACCCAATCTGGGAAGGCTTGCAAGGATGTTCGACAGGAGCCAGTGGTTGAAGAAATGAGAGGGAAAAACATTTGTGCAGTTCATACAAATCCAAGCTTTAAGGACATGGACACTGCAGAAGCCAGCAGCTCCCATGATACAGCATTCCAGGTGTCGGGTGGTGATCTGGAGTCTGCTTCTGCCACTGGTCATAAG CTTTCAAACATTGTGCCAGACGTGAAGTGTTCTTTTGATACATCTGACTATTTCCAACAAGTTAAAGAGACTGCATGtgtagaagaggaaaaagaaagtagttCCTTGatacaaaatgagaaattacaAGGAAATCTCCTAAATAAGGCAGAACAGCTAACCGGGCTAGAATTTCTGGAACAACAGGGCACTGGTGTACATGAGGGTGCACAAGGAACTCTGTGTCCACGAGAGGATTCTGTAAGAGATAATCCACCAAGAGGAAGAAGTAGTAGTACCATCgattttcttcctgttgaaaAATTGGAAATAACTGGAAATGATCTTCTAGTTTCTTCTTTCAATGTGGAAGAATTCTTATCTGCTCCTCGGCTAGAAAACGACTCCTTAGAGCCTTCTAGAAGAAAGAACAGTAACAGTGTTGAAAAAAGAGTGAAGCGCAGCATGAGATTATGTAAAGGGGCAGACACTGAAGGACTTGCATGGATTCAAGTACCCAGTGAG GTTCAAAAGAACCTGCTAGCTTCTGCTTCCAAActcaggagaagcagcacatcCATCCTTACAGAATCTGAGAACATTCACCATAAACAACAAAATCTCACCCAGTTTTCAGCACCAGGGAAGGAGAACAATGACTCTGGTCATCTTGCTGCTAGTCCTTACAGAAGATGTAGGGGGAGAAACATGTGTGTATCCACACCTCAAGAAACAAGAACTTGGTCTCAAACCCGGAAAAGGAGCATAACAAATTCTGTATCTAGGAAGGACAGATGTAACCATGAAGAAATAGAAGTACCTCTTGAAAATAACTCTAACGTTTAG